The DNA region TGATCCTGGAAGAACTTTAATAGAATTTGCCCAAAAACACCAAATTGCTTATGAAGTATTAACAGGTGCGAATGCAGCTTTAGTTGCACTTGTAAGTTCAAGTTTTTGTCAAAAAGAATTTATTTTTATGGGATTTTTAGCACCCAAAGGCAAAGAAAGACAAAAAGATATAAAAAAAGTTTTACATAATCCTTATGTAAGCATTATTTATGAATCTCCAAAACGTATTTTATCTTTAATTGAACAAATTGCCCTTTTAGATCCCCAACGCGAAATTTTTGCCATCAAAGAAATCAGTAAAAAATTTGAAAATAAATTTAAAGCTAACGCACAAGAACTTTTGCATATTTTAAAAACAAGCAATTTAAATGGAGAATGGGTAGTGGTTGTAAAAGCCAAAGAAGAAAATTTCTCTGAAAATCTTCTTTGTGAAGAAGATATTTTAGAGCTTGATCTGCCTTTAAAAAATAAAGCAAAATTATTAGCTAAAATGAATGGAAAAAATCCAAAAGAACTTTATCAAAAACTGCTTTTAAGACAAAATTAGGTAGAATAAAAAAATGATAGTTTATGGAAAACAAATATTTTTTTACATTTTAGAGCATCATAAAGATCTTATTAATGAACTTTATCTAGCTAAAGAATGTGATAAAATGTCTTTTGCAAAAATTCTAAAAAGCGGTTTTAAAATTAAAAAGCTTGATTTTAAAAGTGCTCAAGCCTATGCAAAAGGTGGAAATCATCAAGGTTTTTTACTTGATATTAAACAAAAATCTTTTACAAGTTTAAATGAAGTTAAAAACAATGATTTTATTGTAATGCTTTATGGAATTAGTGATGTTGGAAATATAGGGGCTATCGTACGTACAGCTTATGCTTTAGGAGTAGGAGCTTTAATTTTTATTGGTGAAAAATTAGCTATGCAAGGTGTGATTCGAACAAGTAGTGGAGCAGCGCTTGATTTACCTATTGTAATAAGTAACAATGCTTTGGATGTGATAAATGAACTCAAACAAGCAGGATTTTACTTTTATGCTAGCGATAGCTCAGGTAAAACAATCCATAGCATTACAATAAATAATAAAAAAGTTTTGATTTTAGGCAGCGAAGGTTTTGGTCTAAGTTCTAAAATTATAAAAAAATGTGATGAATGTGTTGGCATAACAATGAAAAATAATTTTGATAGCCTCAATGTTAATGCTGCTTTTGCAATACTTTGTGATAGGATGATAAATGCTTAATTGGAAAAAAATACAAGAATTAAATTTAAAAGAAGTTGCGGCTAAAACGCAGATAGAACTTGATTTTCTAGAAGCTTTAGTAGAAAAAAACTTCAGTGTTTTAAGTCGTTTTAATGTCAAAGGTTTTCTTAAAATTTTAAGCCGAGAATATGAACTTGATTTTAGTGATTTTAATGAAGAATATGAACACTACCTTAATGAAAACAATCCCAATCCACAAAAAAAATCAAAGATCATAATCACAAAATTAGAAGCTTATAGTCAAAAAACTTCCTCTATTTGGCCCTTTTTTATTATTTTTATCATTTTAATTATTATAGTAATAACTATATATTATTTTGATACATTAAAAACCTTATTTAAAGATGAACAAAACAATACTAGTGCAACAGTAATTAATATTATAGGTCAAGCTCAAGAAAATTTAAAATCTTTAGAAAATAATGTTGTTATCATAGACAATGATAAAATTAAAGAAGCAAATCAAAGCTATCAAAACATCACTACATCAAATCAAAACATTCAATTGCAAGAAAATGAACAAAATATTAGCACACAAAATCACACCCTTGAAAATAACCAAACTTTAACCCATGAAGAGGAAATTCTCCATACAAAAACAACAAAAACTGATATTTTAAATCAAGCATATTTTCAAACTTCTACAAAAATTTGGATAGGCTTAATAGATTTAAAAAATCTTAAAAAAACAAGTTTTGTTAAAGAAAAAGATTTTAATATTTCTTTAGATAAAGATCAACTCATGTTAACAGGAGCTGCTTCTTTAACCATGATCAATCAAGAAAATCAAGAACATAAATTTCCTGCTGGCAACTTAAAACGTTTTTTAATCAAAGATGGAAAAATCACAAGTATTTCAGCTGCTGAATTTATAAAATTAAACAAAGGTAAAGAATGGTAAAAAAAATTATTATTCTTACCTTATATCTTAACTTATCTTTTGCAAGCTCAAGTTTTGAATTAGCAAAAAATTTAGTAAACAATCCCAAAAAAAATTCTCAACTTGAATTATTATTTTTAAATAATCCTTATTTAGATGATAATGGAAATTGTAATATTGCTAAAATATCTCAAATACTAAAAACCAATTCTTTAATCACTTTAGTTCTACCAAATCCACAAAATTTAAGATTAAATTTTAAAGCAAAAGCTGATGAAATTATGTTTTTTAAAATTTTATCAGATGTTTTAAATGATGCTGGTTATGTCTATTTTATTCCTACAGATTTAATATTAAGAGAAGGTAATATTGATTATACCATACAAGTAGAGTCTCAATATATACTAGATCCTGGTACCCTTTATAATCTTTTAAAAGAAAATTCTGTTTATATAGATAACATTAAACGTATTGGAACTTATGATTATGAATATAATTTAAATTTCACTAATGCTATATTAAAAACTAATATCAATTTAACTTTAAATACTCCAAAATCTTTAGAAAAACCTTTAAAAGATTATGTATTAAATTTAAAAAATGCCACAAATTTGATTGTTGATGCAAATGATTTAGACAATTGGTTTCCTAAAATCTTTTTTCTAGATCAAAATCTTAATTTAATTAAAGCAATAAAAAGCAATAATAAAAATAACCACTTTTCAGAACTCATTCCAAACGGTGCTATGTATGCCATTATAAGTGATATGTATAGTTTAGACAATATTCGCAGAGGTTTAAAAATTACCTTAAAAAAATAAAGGAAAATAATGTTCGATGAAATCCGTTTTAACACTATAGAAAGACTTCCAAACTATGTTTTTGCAGAGGTAAATGCAATTAAAATGGCAGCAAGACGTGCTGGAGAAGATATCATCGACTTTTCAATGGGAAATCCCGATGGCAAAACTCCACAACATATTATTGACAAACTTTGTCAAAGTGCAAACAAAGATAAAACTTCAGGTTATTCTACTTCTATGGGAATTTATAAACTTCGTTTGGCAATTTGTAATTGGTATAAAAGAAAATACAATGTCACTTTAGATCCTGAAAATGAAGTTGTAGCCACTATGGGATCTAAAGAAGGCTTTGTAAATCTTGCTAGAGCTATCATTAATCCAGGTGATGTTGCTATAGTACCTACTCCTGCTTATCCCATCCATACTCAAGCTTTTATTATAGCAGGAGGGAATGTAGCAACCATGCCATTAATTTATAATGAAAAATTTGAATTAAATGAAAATCAATTTTTTGAAGATTTGCATAAAACCTTAAATGAAAGCATACCACGTCCAAAATATATTGTAGTCAATTTCCCTCATAACCCAACAACTGTAACTTGTGAAAAAAGTTTTTATCAAAGATTAATTACAATAGCAAAAAAAGAAAGATTTTATATTATTTCAGATATAGCCTATGCAGATTTAACCTATAATGATTATAAAACCCCTTCTATTTTAGAAGTTGAAGGGGCAAAAGATGTAGCAGTAGAAACTTACACCCTATCCAAATCTTACAATATGGCAGGTTGGCGTGTAGGTTTTGTAGTAGGAAATAAACGCTTAATCAATGCACTTAAAAAAATAAAATCTTGGTTTGATTATGGTATGTACACACCTATTCAAGTGGCTGCTACTATAGCCTTAGATGGGGATCAAAACTGTGTAAATACAATTTGCAATACCTACTATAAAAGAATGAATATTTTAACTGAAGCTTTTGAAAATGCGGGATGGAATTTAGAAAAACCTAAAGCAAGTATGTTTGTTTGGGCAAAACTTCCTGAAAATAAAAGACATTTAAAAAGCTTAGAATTTTCTAAACAACTCCTACAACGTGCTAATGTTGCAGTAAGTCCTGGTATAGGTTTTGGTGAAGCTGGAGATGATTATGTAAGAATTGCCTTAATTGAAAATGAAAATCGTATACGACAAGCTTCACGTAATATTAAAAAATATTTAAAAGAATAAATCATGAAAATAGCAATTCTTGGTTATGGTACAGTAGGAAGTGCCGTGGTTCAATTTCTTTTAGAAAATCAAAAACTTATACGTGCAAGATGTGGAAAAAATATTACTCCTGTTATTGCTCTTACTAGAACTCCTAAAAAAAATGCTTTAATTCCCATAACCCAAAACATTGATGAAATTTTAAATGCTGAAGTAGATGTTTTTGTAGAATTAATGGGTGGAGTTAATGAAACCTTTAAAATAGTTAGTGAAATTTTAAAAAAGAAAAAAGCTGTAGTAACTGCAAATAAAGCTATGCTAGCCTACCATCGTTACGAACTTGAAAATTTAGCCAAAGATATAGCCTTTGGTTATGAAGCTAGTGTAGCTGGTGGAATTCCTATCATTAAAGTTTTAAAAGAGGGTTTAAGTGCAAATAATATCTTAACTATTAAAGGCATATTAAATGGTACAAGCAATTTTATTTTAAGCTCTATGAGCGAGAAAAATATGAGCTTTAAACAAGCTTTAGAAAAGGCTCAAAATTTAGGTTATGCTGAAGCTAATCCAAGCTTTGATATAGAAGGTCAAGATGCAGCCCATAAACTTCTTGTTTTATCAAGTATAGCCTATAATCTTAAAGCTAAACCTGAAAATATTCTAATTGAAGGCATTAGCCAAATCACTCCTGAAGACATATATTTTGCTAATGAATTTGAATTAACTATCAAACTTTTAGGTATTGCAAAAGTACGCGAAAATAAAGTAGAATTAAGAGTACATCCTACTATGATCAATAAAGACACCATGCTTGCTAAAGTTGAGGGGGTAATGAATGCTATAAGCATTAATGGGGATTTATTAGGAGAAAGTTTATATTATGGTGCTGGAGCAGGAGGTAAAGCTACTGCTAGTGCAGTTATTTCAGATCTTATGGATATAGCCAAAGATCAAGCAAAAACTCCTATGTTGGGCTTTGTAAATACCTTAGAATATAAACTTTTAGATAAAGATGAAATCTATACAAAATATTATTTAAGAATGAAAGTTGAAGATAAAATAGGGATTTTGTCTAAAATTACTCAATTGATGAGTCAAAATGATATTTCCATTGATAGTTTTTTGCAAAAACCTAAAAAAAATGATGAAAACTATAGCACTTTATTTTTTACTACACACTTAACCTACGAAAAAAGTATACAAAATTTACTTAAAATTTTAGACCAACAAGATTTCATAAAAACAAAACCTTTTATGATGCGTATAGAATAATGGGTTTAAAATCTTATTTAAGTGGAATTTTAGGGGAAAATAAAGCTTGTAATTTTCTCAAAAAACAAGGTTTCACTCTTATTAAAAGAAATTTTCATTCTAAATTTGGTGAAATTGATATTATTGCAAAAAAAGATGAAATTCTACATTTTATAGAAGTAAAATTCACTCAAAATGATTATGAAACTTCTGAGCGTTTAAATTCTAAAAAACTTGAAAAAATTTTAAAAACTATAGATTTTTATCATCTTAAATACGGGAATTTTAATGATTTTCAAGTTGATCTTATTTGTATCAACAATGACACAATACAATTTTTTGAAAATATTAATTTTTAAGCTGATATTTAAAAAAATAAAATACAATTAGAGGAAAATTAGAGAAAGGAAAAATTATGGGAAAATATATCGAATTAACAAGTGATAATTTCGATCAAGCAAAAGAAGGTGTATCTTTAGTTGATTTTTGGGCTCCATGGTGTGGACCTTGTAGAATGCTTAGTCCAGTTATAGATGAGCTTGCAAATGATTTTGATAGTAAAGCTAAAATTTGCAAAGTCAATACAGATGAACAAGGTGATTTAGCAGCTCAATTTGGTGTTCGTTCTATACCAACACTGATTTTTTTTAAAAATGGTGAAGTAGTAGACCAATTAGTTGGAGCACAATCAAAACAAGCAATTAGCGATAAACTTAATTCTTTATTATAAAAAACCTTAAGGCTAGTTTTATACTAGCCTACTACTTTAAATTTCTATGTATACTAAATATAATTAGTTGCTGTTAAGAATAATTTTTATATTATTATTAATAATAAAAACTTAAAATAAAGGAAAAGCAATGTTAGATTTAGCAATTATAGGTGGAGGTCCTGCAGGACTTAGTGCAGGACTTTATGCTACTAGAGGTGGACTTAAAAATGTAGTAATGTTTGAAAAAGGTATGCCTGGAGGACAAATCACCTTAAGCTCTGAAATAGAAAATTACCCGGGTGTAGCACAAGTTATGGATGGAATTTCTTTTATGGCACCTTGGAATGAACAATGTATGCGTTTTGGCTTAAAACATGAAATGGTAGAAGTACAACAAATTTTGCAAAATAATGATGGGAGTTTTACCATAAACATTAGAGGAGGAAAATCGCAACTTGCTAAAGCTGTTATAGTTTGCACAGGATCCTCTCCTAAAAAAGCAGGTTTTAAAGGCGAAGAAGAATTTTTTGGAAAAGGTGTAAGCACTTGTGCAACTTGTGATGGTTTTTTTTATAAAAATAAAGAAGTTGCAGTTTTAGGGGGTGGAGACACAGCCTTAGAAGAAGCTTTATATCTAGCCAATATTTGTTCTAAAGTATATCTTATTCATAGAAGAGATGAATTTAGAGCCATTCCTTCTACTGTTGAAAAAGCAAAGAAAAATGAAAAAATTGAACTAATAACCAATGCAAGTATTGATGAAGTATATGGAGATAAAACAGGCGTTTTGGGTGTAAAAGTCAAATTAAAAAATGGTGACATAAAAAATTTAAATGTTCCAGGAATTTTTACCTTTGTAGGTTTAAATGTAAGAAATGAAATTTTAAAACAAGATAATGGAAAATTTTTATGTAATATGGAAGAAAATGGACAAGTAAGCGTAGATTTAAAAATGCAAACAAATATTCCAGGACTTTTTGTTGCAGGTGATCTTAGAAAAGACGCTCCAAAACAAGTGATTTGTGCTGCAGGTGATGGAGCTATAGCTGCACTTAGTGCTATATCTTATATAGAAAGTCTACATTAAAAAATTATAGAAGTTGATTTTACAACTTCTATATTTATCTAACTTCCTATGACCCCATTATCAAGCTTTCTTATCATCACTACGCTTGATCTAGGCGTTTTCCCATAAGGAAAAGTACTTCCTTTTAAATCTTCTCCAGGATGTTGCACACCTACAAACATAGTGGTATAATCTTCATTAAAAGCTATACCTGTTAATTCACAAGCAATAGGTCCTGTTAAAAAGCGCTTAATTTCTCCTGTTTTAGGATTTGCTGCTAGCATACAATTATTTCCCATACCTTCATATTCTCCTTTATTAGAATAAGATCCATCTGTTTGTATCCAAAGCCTACCATCCCTATCAAATTTCAAACCATCAGGAGAATTAAATTTATTTTCACTTGTAATATTATTTGAGCCCTTATATAAAGATTTTTGATTATCAGGATTTCCTGCAAGAATAAAAATTTCCCATTCAAAATCACTTTGTGTATGGGAATGCTTTGGCATCCATTTTATAATCTGTCCATAAACATTTTTCAATCTAGGATTAACAGCATTAGCTTCTTTACGGTTTTTATTATTAGTAAGCGTAGCAAATACTTCCTTAGATCCACTATGCTTATGGCTTGCTATCCACTCACACCTATCCATAGGAGTTGCTCCAACTATACTTGCTGCTATACGGGTATTAATTAACACATCAGCTTGAGATTTAAAACCATTTTTTTCATCTAAACCGTCTTTTCCATACTCTAAAGCCAACCATTTCCCTTTTCCTTTAAAATCTCCTATTTCACCATCAAATTGTGCTACATATAAAATACCTTCATCTAAAATTTTACTTGTATCAAAACCTTTTTTGTATTTATGTTTACTTACAAATTTATAAATAAATTCATTTGCTTCATCATCACCCATATAAACAATAACACTTCCATCTTCTTCTACAATAATTTCAGCATTTTCATGTTTAAAACGCCCCAAAGAAGTCCTTTTAATAGGAATGCTATTGGCATCATAAGGATTAATTTCTACTATCCAGCCATAATGATTTAAAACATTCTTATTTTTAGCTAAATCAAATCTTGAATCAAATTTTTCCCAACCATAATGACTAGTTTTTTTAAAACCATAACGTTTAAGCGCATCATTAAATTCTAAATTTTCATCAGAACTTCCAAAAAAATCATCAAAATTTTCCTCACAAGTAATATAAGTTCCCCAAGGTGTTTGCCCATTAGCACAATTAGCAAAAGTTCCATAAACAAATTTTTCATTTTGTAAAACTGCTAACTTAGCTGATCCGCTAACTTTAATTTTAGTATTTGCATCTATTCTACGATTATATTTAGAATCTAAAACTACAGTCCAATCATTTATATTTTTTTGAATTTCAAATATACTTACACCTACACTAGCTTGTTCATATAAAACATCTTCTTTATTTAAATTTTTACCTTGATGGTTAAACATAATTTCAGGATTGATATATTCATTATTGACCACTAAAATACCCCTAGTTTTAGAAAGTGGGAAAAAACTCATACCATCATTATTATCTCCAAAAACTAAATGAGCATTTTCAACCGCACTTTTATTGATTGTTTTATTCTCATCATAAGGTTTTGCCTTACTAAAAAGTGGATCTCCCCAAGAAATCAAAACCTTAGCTTCATAACCCTCAGGTACTATAACCTCATCTTTTGTACTTGCTTTTACAGCTTTAAAACCTAATAAATCTTTATCTTTAAATATAGCAGCATTTAAATTTGAATTTGCAAAAAAAGCTACCATAGAACTTAAAACAGAACCTTTTAAAAACAATCTTCTTTCCATTTTGACTCCAATATTAAAAATTTTAAAATAATCTTAAGTATAAAAATATTTGGAAACTTTTTGGAAACTTTAAAAACCACACTCTAAATAAAACTAAAATATGATCTAGAGCTTATGTTATTAATAAAAACGATAAAATACCTAATACATCATTAATAATTTTATATTTTATAACTAACTTTATTAAATAAATTCAATGTATTAAGCTTAATATAGCTATAATTACTAAAATTTTATAACGAGGAAATATTTTGAAAAAATCAATTTTTTTTATTCTATTAGGATTTTTATCATGCACTTTAATACAGGCTAAAAATTTAAAAAATGAAACTCCTTCTACACATTTAGTTAGCGTTAGTATACCGCCTCAAGCATTTTTTGTTAAAAAAATAGCTGGAGATACTTTAAATATTAATATTTTATTGCCGCAAAATAATAATGAACATAATTTTGAATTCAAAGCAAGTGCTATGAAAAAACTTGAAAAAAGTGATATTTATTTTACCATAGGATTAGAATTTGAAAAAATATTTATGAGTAAATTTAAACAAAATTTTCCAAAATTACAAATTGAGAATATGCAAAAAAACATAGCTTTGATAGTAAATCATGAACAAGATCATCATTCTCACAAACATGAAAATTTTGATCCTCACACCTGGCTTGATCCTATTTTAGTGCAAACTATGGCTTTAAATATTTATAATGTCTTAATTCAAAAATATCCTCAAAACAAAAAATTATATAAACAAAATTTAGATCAATTTTTAGCCCAACTAGATAGTTTAAATTTACAAATTGCTTCCAAACTAGAAAAATTAAAAAATAGGGAATTTGTAGTTTATCATCCTTCTTGGGCATATTTTGCAAAACGCTATAATCTTACCCAAATTCCTGTAGAAATCTTAGGTAAAGAACCAAAAAGTAAAGATTTACAAAATTTAATCACTATGATGAAAAACAAAAATATTACAATTATTTTTGTACAAAATAATTTCCCTGAAAATGCAGCTAAAGCATTAGCCAAAGAATCTCATGCACAAATTTACAAAATAAATCATTTATCTTATGAATGGGAAAATGAACTTTTAAAAACAGCTAATGCCCTTTCTAAAAATCTTTAGGTTTATCTATGCTTTTTTTTGAAATTTCTAACCTAAACTATGCTTATGATAATCAAACTGTTTTAAATAATATTAATTTAAGCTATGATAGTAAAGATTTTCTTTCTATCATAGGTCCTAATGGAGCAGGAAAATCTACACTCATAAAACTCATCTTAGGACTTTTAAAATCAAAAAATGAAATAAAATTTCAAGAACTACAAAGAAAAGAAATTGGCTATGTTCCTCAACACAGCTTAGTAAATCCTAATTTTTATCCAAGAGTAATAGAAATTGTCCTTATGGGGCTTATTAATCAAAAAATTTTTGGTTTTTACAGCAAAAAAGACAAAGAAAAGGCTATGCAAGCTTTAAAAAATGTAGGCATGCAAGATTTTTGGAATAAAACGATTAATTCTTTAAGTGGAGGGCAAAGACAACGCGTTTTTATTGCAAGAGCCTTAGTTAGTGATTGCAAAATGCTAATCTTAGATGAACCTACTGCCAGTGTTGATAGTAAATCTGCCATACAAATCTTAGAACTTTTAAACTCTTTACATTATGATGGAATGGGAATTTTACTTATTTGTCATGATATTAATCTCGTACTTGCTTATAGTGATAAAATTGCATATTTAAATAAAGAACTTTTTTTACATACTAATACTAAAGAAAAAGAAAAAAGTATATTTTTGAAGCATTTATACGAAAATCACTCACATTTTTGTGATGTTGAAATGAGTTTAAATTCTTGTCTTTGCGACGAAGCAAATTGCGATAGCAAAAAACTATGCATGCAAGAATTCACAAGAAAAAATTTAAAAAAATCGGAATTTAAAAAAGAAAGCTTTTGTCTTAAATTTATAAAGGAAAATCATGATTGAAATTTTACATTTCACCTTTTTTCAAAATGCCTTATTAGCAGCCATTTTAGTAAGTATAGCTTGTGGGATTATAGGAACTTTAATCATGATAAACCGTCTTTTTTCCATGGCTGGCGCCATCACACATGGGGCTTTTGGTGGCATAGGCATAGCTTTTTATTTTTCCTTACCTATTTTACTTAGTACTGGAATTTTTACTTTATTTTTAGCTTTTTTAATAGCCTTTTTATCCCAACGTTTTGAACACAGAAGCGATAGTATTATTGCTGTAATTTGGGCTTTTGGTATGGCAATTGGCATCATCTTAATTGATCTAAGCCCAAGCTATAATACAGATTTAATGGCCTATCTTTTTGGAAGCATTTTAGCCGTTGGAAAAGAAGATTTATGGCTTATGGGTATGGTTGATGGTATTGTAATTGTTTTAATATTATTATTTTATAGACAATTTCAATCTTTAAGTTTTGATTTTGAATTTACTAAAGTTTGTGGTATTAATACCAATTTTTTCCATTATCTGCTCATTACTTTAATAGCTTTTTGTATAGTGATTTCTATAAGACTTGTAGGACTTATTTTAGTTATGGCCTTATTAAGTATTCCTAGTTTTATCGCGGAAAATTTTACCAAAAGACTTGGTTTTATTATGATTTTAGCAAGTTTTTTAAGTATAATTTTTTGTATTTTAGGACTTATATTTAGCTATTATCTTAACCTCTCAAGCGGTGCTTGTATAATCACTGTAGCTTGCTTTAGTTTTTTAATACATTTTTTAGTAAAATTTTTATTAAAAAAATAAAATTATAAAAAAACATTTTGATTTGATTTTTAATTATTCATATACTTTTTTACGTAATACTACTTACAGAAAATAATTTTTAAAAATATTAATTGATAATAATTATTTATTTTATAAAACATTATTTTCATTAAAATATAAAAAATTAATTCAAGGAGAATAAATGATTTCTATTAAAAAAATATTATTAAGTTTAGCAAGCCTTCCTATTATCTTAAGTGCTGCAGAATATCAATTAAGCACACATATTTTAGATATTAGCAAAGGTGGAAATGCTAAAAATGTTAAAGTAGAATTGTATAAACTCGAAAACAATAATCAATGGACAAAAATAGATGAAAAATACACAGGAGAAAATGGGAGAATAACAGATTTCTTACCTTATACAAATACTCAAAATACAGTATCTGGAGTTTATAAACTGAAATTTTATACTAAAGACTATTTTGACAAAGAAAATACAAAATCTTTTTATCCTTATATAGAAGTTGGCTTTGAAGCATCAAAAGATCAAAAACACTATCATGTTCCCCTAACGCTATCTCCATTTGGATATTCAACTTATAGAGGAAGTTGAAAATAAGGGCCATACCCTTATAATACTACCATATAACAAAAGTCTTAGCTTTTTTTATATCACTTAACTTTAAAATAATTTGTTCTTGATTTTGCAAATTTTGCAAAAATATATCTTCATTATCCACTCGAATAATTTGAGCTTCAATTTTTTCTTTTTGATGAGTAGTAATTTTCACCTTTTCTCCCATACTTTTTGCAAAATGATCTAAAGTACTAAGACTCCTTTCAAGTCCTGGAGAAGATACTTCTAAAAAATACTCACCCTTTATAGGCGGATCAACATCAAAAATAGGAGATAAAATTTCACTTAGCTTAGCACAATCATCCAAGGTAACTCCACCTTTTTTCATTACATAAATACGGTAAATTTTTTTACCATTTTCGCTAAGCAATTCCTCATCATAAAAAATAAGTCCAACTTCTTTGCAAAGAGCTTCAAGATTCATGAATATCCTTTTTTATTTTCTCAAACAAAGCATCCATATGATTTTGATATTCAAGCCTATCATCAAATTTAA from Campylobacter hepaticus includes:
- the rsmI gene encoding 16S rRNA (cytidine(1402)-2'-O)-methyltransferase, with the protein product MLYFIPTPIGNLNDISFRALELLKTCKIIFCEDTRVSKSLIKLLNTKFHTNINISQFIPLHSHNEKKVLDEIDLNIFKQNIAYLSDAGMPGISDPGRTLIEFAQKHQIAYEVLTGANAALVALVSSSFCQKEFIFMGFLAPKGKERQKDIKKVLHNPYVSIIYESPKRILSLIEQIALLDPQREIFAIKEISKKFENKFKANAQELLHILKTSNLNGEWVVVVKAKEENFSENLLCEEDILELDLPLKNKAKLLAKMNGKNPKELYQKLLLRQN
- a CDS encoding TrmH family RNA methyltransferase encodes the protein MIVYGKQIFFYILEHHKDLINELYLAKECDKMSFAKILKSGFKIKKLDFKSAQAYAKGGNHQGFLLDIKQKSFTSLNEVKNNDFIVMLYGISDVGNIGAIVRTAYALGVGALIFIGEKLAMQGVIRTSSGAALDLPIVISNNALDVINELKQAGFYFYASDSSGKTIHSITINNKKVLILGSEGFGLSSKIIKKCDECVGITMKNNFDSLNVNAAFAILCDRMINA
- a CDS encoding LL-diaminopimelate aminotransferase — protein: MFDEIRFNTIERLPNYVFAEVNAIKMAARRAGEDIIDFSMGNPDGKTPQHIIDKLCQSANKDKTSGYSTSMGIYKLRLAICNWYKRKYNVTLDPENEVVATMGSKEGFVNLARAIINPGDVAIVPTPAYPIHTQAFIIAGGNVATMPLIYNEKFELNENQFFEDLHKTLNESIPRPKYIVVNFPHNPTTVTCEKSFYQRLITIAKKERFYIISDIAYADLTYNDYKTPSILEVEGAKDVAVETYTLSKSYNMAGWRVGFVVGNKRLINALKKIKSWFDYGMYTPIQVAATIALDGDQNCVNTICNTYYKRMNILTEAFENAGWNLEKPKASMFVWAKLPENKRHLKSLEFSKQLLQRANVAVSPGIGFGEAGDDYVRIALIENENRIRQASRNIKKYLKE
- a CDS encoding homoserine dehydrogenase, whose translation is MKIAILGYGTVGSAVVQFLLENQKLIRARCGKNITPVIALTRTPKKNALIPITQNIDEILNAEVDVFVELMGGVNETFKIVSEILKKKKAVVTANKAMLAYHRYELENLAKDIAFGYEASVAGGIPIIKVLKEGLSANNILTIKGILNGTSNFILSSMSEKNMSFKQALEKAQNLGYAEANPSFDIEGQDAAHKLLVLSSIAYNLKAKPENILIEGISQITPEDIYFANEFELTIKLLGIAKVRENKVELRVHPTMINKDTMLAKVEGVMNAISINGDLLGESLYYGAGAGGKATASAVISDLMDIAKDQAKTPMLGFVNTLEYKLLDKDEIYTKYYLRMKVEDKIGILSKITQLMSQNDISIDSFLQKPKKNDENYSTLFFTTHLTYEKSIQNLLKILDQQDFIKTKPFMMRIE
- a CDS encoding YraN family protein; its protein translation is MGLKSYLSGILGENKACNFLKKQGFTLIKRNFHSKFGEIDIIAKKDEILHFIEVKFTQNDYETSERLNSKKLEKILKTIDFYHLKYGNFNDFQVDLICINNDTIQFFENINF
- the trxA gene encoding thioredoxin; this encodes MGKYIELTSDNFDQAKEGVSLVDFWAPWCGPCRMLSPVIDELANDFDSKAKICKVNTDEQGDLAAQFGVRSIPTLIFFKNGEVVDQLVGAQSKQAISDKLNSLL
- the trxB gene encoding thioredoxin-disulfide reductase, yielding MLDLAIIGGGPAGLSAGLYATRGGLKNVVMFEKGMPGGQITLSSEIENYPGVAQVMDGISFMAPWNEQCMRFGLKHEMVEVQQILQNNDGSFTINIRGGKSQLAKAVIVCTGSSPKKAGFKGEEEFFGKGVSTCATCDGFFYKNKEVAVLGGGDTALEEALYLANICSKVYLIHRRDEFRAIPSTVEKAKKNEKIELITNASIDEVYGDKTGVLGVKVKLKNGDIKNLNVPGIFTFVGLNVRNEILKQDNGKFLCNMEENGQVSVDLKMQTNIPGLFVAGDLRKDAPKQVICAAGDGAIAALSAISYIESLH
- a CDS encoding PhoX family protein, with amino-acid sequence MERRLFLKGSVLSSMVAFFANSNLNAAIFKDKDLLGFKAVKASTKDEVIVPEGYEAKVLISWGDPLFSKAKPYDENKTINKSAVENAHLVFGDNNDGMSFFPLSKTRGILVVNNEYINPEIMFNHQGKNLNKEDVLYEQASVGVSIFEIQKNINDWTVVLDSKYNRRIDANTKIKVSGSAKLAVLQNEKFVYGTFANCANGQTPWGTYITCEENFDDFFGSSDENLEFNDALKRYGFKKTSHYGWEKFDSRFDLAKNKNVLNHYGWIVEINPYDANSIPIKRTSLGRFKHENAEIIVEEDGSVIVYMGDDEANEFIYKFVSKHKYKKGFDTSKILDEGILYVAQFDGEIGDFKGKGKWLALEYGKDGLDEKNGFKSQADVLINTRIAASIVGATPMDRCEWIASHKHSGSKEVFATLTNNKNRKEANAVNPRLKNVYGQIIKWMPKHSHTQSDFEWEIFILAGNPDNQKSLYKGSNNITSENKFNSPDGLKFDRDGRLWIQTDGSYSNKGEYEGMGNNCMLAANPKTGEIKRFLTGPIACELTGIAFNEDYTTMFVGVQHPGEDLKGSTFPYGKTPRSSVVMIRKLDNGVIGS